A stretch of the bacterium genome encodes the following:
- a CDS encoding GxxExxY protein — MEKWRKEELSDRIINAWINVHKKLGHGFLESIYRNTSVIWGNEH, encoded by the coding sequence ATGGAGAAGTGGAGAAAAGAAGAGTTAAGTGATAGGATTATTAATGCCTGGATTAATGTCCATAAAAAGTTAGGACATGGTTTTCTGGAGAGCATCTATCGTAATACGTCAGTTATTTGGGGGAATGAACATTAA